The proteins below are encoded in one region of Aquisphaera giovannonii:
- a CDS encoding FHA domain-containing protein yields the protein MNQHIALYLLESPQSHPLQYWAFEQGHLVRIGRSWDNDVVLSTPYVSRAHAYIHFDSGDWYVTSISEQGVLCSSRKFRTLKLLDGVIFRLGQAGPHLRFSNADAGALDATTLSHEVPGASSMHLDEGQLMREVGEIVGDPYFQRLKAELARLRRGPHEAATAEYPVEPPPGPPRGGRGPA from the coding sequence ATGAACCAGCACATCGCGCTCTACCTCCTCGAATCGCCCCAGTCCCACCCCCTGCAATACTGGGCCTTCGAGCAGGGGCACCTCGTGCGGATCGGCCGGTCGTGGGACAACGACGTAGTGCTCTCGACCCCTTATGTCTCGCGGGCCCATGCGTATATTCATTTCGATTCGGGCGACTGGTACGTGACGTCGATCTCCGAGCAGGGGGTCCTGTGCAGCTCGCGGAAGTTCCGGACCCTGAAGCTGCTCGACGGCGTCATCTTCCGGCTCGGGCAGGCGGGTCCGCACCTGAGGTTTTCGAACGCGGACGCCGGCGCGCTGGACGCGACCACGCTCTCGCACGAGGTCCCCGGGGCGAGCTCGATGCACCTGGACGAGGGGCAACTGATGCGGGAGGTCGGCGAGATCGTGGGCGATCCCTACTTCCAGCGGCTGAAGGCGGAGCTCGCCCGGCTGCGGCGAGGCCCGCACGAGGCGGCGACCGCCGAATATCCGGTCGAGCCGCCCCCGGGGCCCCCCCGCGGCGGCCGCGGGCCGGCGTAG
- a CDS encoding glycoside hydrolase family protein produces the protein MNSTGERRTGLTFGIFPGMIGTEMDHCGGPMHEPERTAEAIGALQAPGRPFVVRSYVIYTGKGRGDRETPGDLARYARDGRRIDRVLCYATEDGDLDDWVEYVRRELRRHGPLLDALQVAEEPNNPDFGKGGNGGFPRVREAIVAGVLAAREEADRLGLDVRIGFNACPSFDPADPFWPAMGRLGGAAFRDALGYVGLDFFPDVFRPIPFESLGPAVGGLLGHFRGTCLPAAGIGPGVPIRVTENGWPTGPGRPEEKQAAVLEAVVRAVTDEAGRLNVTHYEFFCLRDGHSAKPDPWTQFGLLRDDYTPKAAFEAYRRLVAELGA, from the coding sequence ATGAATTCGACCGGTGAGCGGCGCACGGGACTGACGTTCGGGATCTTCCCCGGGATGATCGGGACCGAGATGGACCATTGCGGCGGGCCGATGCACGAGCCCGAGAGGACGGCGGAGGCGATCGGGGCCCTCCAGGCGCCCGGCCGGCCGTTCGTGGTCCGCAGCTACGTGATCTACACGGGGAAGGGCCGGGGCGACCGGGAGACCCCGGGCGACCTCGCCCGGTACGCCCGCGACGGCCGCCGCATCGACCGCGTCCTCTGCTACGCGACGGAGGACGGCGACCTCGACGACTGGGTGGAGTACGTGCGGCGGGAGCTCCGGAGGCACGGCCCGCTGCTGGACGCGCTCCAGGTCGCCGAGGAGCCGAACAACCCGGACTTCGGCAAGGGCGGCAACGGCGGCTTCCCCCGGGTCCGGGAGGCGATCGTGGCGGGCGTCCTCGCCGCGAGAGAGGAGGCCGATCGCCTGGGCCTGGACGTCCGGATCGGCTTCAACGCCTGCCCGTCGTTCGACCCGGCGGACCCGTTCTGGCCGGCGATGGGCCGACTCGGCGGGGCGGCGTTCCGCGACGCGCTCGGGTACGTCGGGCTCGACTTCTTCCCGGACGTCTTCCGGCCCATCCCGTTCGAGTCCCTGGGGCCGGCCGTGGGGGGCCTGCTGGGGCATTTCCGCGGGACCTGCCTCCCGGCGGCCGGCATCGGGCCGGGCGTCCCGATCCGGGTGACGGAGAACGGCTGGCCGACGGGCCCGGGCCGGCCCGAGGAGAAGCAGGCGGCCGTGCTCGAGGCCGTCGTCCGCGCCGTCACCGACGAGGCGGGCCGCCTGAACGTGACGCACTACGAGTTCTTCTGCCTCCGCGACGGCCATTCCGCGAAGCCGGACCCGTGGACGCAGTTCGGCCTCCTCCGGGACGATTACACGCCCAAGGCGGCCTTCGAGGCCTATCGCCGCCTGGTCGCGGAGTTGGGGGCGTAG
- a CDS encoding DUF6065 family protein, with translation MQTEDDPRDDRPGAADPAGGPTRRELEARIAELERRLAAAGTPPAPLELKALRVVAPEGWGAGWVLRPSPRRRNWMDGNPHAYHCLPLVIANQWGWQVLCPTDVRVTWDGSPGPDGLVVEADPAYAPAIKSQFGSGIVTFSPPWLFRTSTGWDLLTKGPGNRWKPNCVPLEGVVETWWLNYTFTINWKVVEPGVVDFAKGESLAQLVPVPHATFQGARARELPIALEEPKAAEELLRWREERRRIAPTADAVHKLYRRAEGIPDHLQHVPVPALEMQRLVGHDRKTDEEDLPRG, from the coding sequence ATGCAGACCGAGGATGACCCGCGGGACGACCGACCCGGGGCGGCGGACCCGGCCGGCGGGCCGACCCGTCGCGAGCTGGAGGCGAGGATCGCCGAGCTCGAGCGCAGGCTCGCCGCCGCCGGGACGCCCCCCGCGCCCCTGGAGCTGAAGGCCCTCCGCGTGGTCGCGCCGGAGGGCTGGGGAGCCGGCTGGGTCCTCCGCCCCTCGCCCCGGCGCAGGAACTGGATGGACGGCAACCCGCATGCGTACCACTGCCTGCCGCTCGTGATCGCCAACCAGTGGGGATGGCAGGTCCTCTGCCCGACCGACGTCCGCGTCACCTGGGACGGCTCGCCCGGGCCCGACGGCCTCGTCGTCGAGGCCGACCCGGCCTACGCCCCGGCCATCAAGAGCCAGTTCGGCTCCGGCATCGTCACGTTCTCGCCCCCCTGGCTCTTCCGCACCTCGACCGGCTGGGACCTCCTCACCAAGGGGCCCGGCAACCGCTGGAAGCCCAACTGCGTCCCCCTGGAGGGGGTCGTGGAGACCTGGTGGCTGAACTACACGTTCACGATCAACTGGAAGGTCGTCGAGCCCGGCGTCGTGGACTTCGCGAAGGGGGAGAGCCTCGCGCAGCTCGTGCCGGTCCCCCACGCGACGTTCCAGGGCGCCCGGGCCCGCGAGCTCCCGATCGCCCTGGAGGAGCCGAAGGCCGCCGAGGAGCTCCTCCGCTGGCGCGAGGAGCGCCGCCGGATCGCCCCCACCGCCGACGCCGTCCACAAGCTCTACCGCCGCGCCGAGGGCATCCCGGACCACCTCCAGCACGTCCCCGTCCCCGCGCTCGAGATGCAGCGGCTCGTGGGGCACGACCGCAAGACCGACGAGGAAGATTTGCCCCGCGGTTGA
- a CDS encoding RNA polymerase sigma factor translates to MSRGPEEILEEWLVIEARSGRPAALQALARRWHPRLVAHAYRRTGQPEAAAEVVQEAWIAIIRGLRGLEDPARFRVWAHRIVDRKAFDWIRQRRRGRELVSRLADDPSLHGPGCDPGAEARRRESEGREESIDRLRSALRRLPDDSRILLALFYVDGLSVVEIAEALSLREGTVKSRLFHARNRLRETLEARP, encoded by the coding sequence GTGTCACGCGGCCCGGAGGAAATCCTGGAGGAGTGGCTGGTCATCGAGGCCCGGAGCGGCCGCCCGGCCGCCTTGCAGGCGCTGGCCCGCCGCTGGCACCCGCGGCTCGTCGCCCACGCGTATCGCAGGACCGGCCAGCCGGAGGCGGCCGCCGAGGTCGTCCAGGAGGCCTGGATCGCCATCATCCGCGGGCTGCGGGGGCTCGAGGACCCCGCCCGCTTCCGCGTCTGGGCCCATCGGATCGTGGACCGCAAGGCGTTCGATTGGATCCGGCAACGCCGCCGGGGGCGTGAGCTGGTCAGCCGGCTGGCCGACGACCCGTCCCTGCACGGCCCCGGGTGCGACCCGGGTGCCGAGGCCCGTCGGCGCGAGTCCGAGGGCCGCGAGGAGTCGATCGACCGCCTGCGTTCCGCCCTCCGGCGGCTGCCGGACGACTCCCGGATCCTCCTGGCCCTGTTCTACGTCGACGGCCTCTCGGTGGTCGAGATCGCCGAGGCCCTCTCGCTGCGGGAGGGCACCGTCAAGTCACGCCTCTTCCACGCCCGGAATCGACTCCGGGAAACCCTGGAGGCCCGCCCATGA
- a CDS encoding MSCRAMM family protein, which produces MPTPAPPGRRTFLAVAAVALGCGLSQARQGPGPDAPKAPYAKVQGRVIAKQAGANVAGLRVVLRGMGTGRVKANPVGLMEAETRTDADGRFRFDRLSEGTVHVFVEDAPAPWTSVAAAGVEVRPGWTRAVRVDLVRGVEVTGLVLRRTGTPYGGVEVGMYGAGRPRGGTTPLVATTDDRGRYRFLLPPGEASFHVLSEPEGEANRAAIIPEGADRLEVPPILAGPVLVVGGRVVDAAGVAVEGASVSVIGGRGEIADGIAATTDARGEFRLPPGLNGGVPAGSVAVMRIQLRGGGEQKVAARPEDDGTVRLVLDPPRGPLIPEGIAPGLDARARRW; this is translated from the coding sequence ATGCCCACCCCCGCGCCCCCCGGGCGACGGACCTTCCTCGCGGTCGCGGCGGTGGCCCTCGGCTGCGGCCTCTCCCAGGCTCGCCAGGGGCCGGGGCCCGACGCCCCGAAGGCGCCCTACGCGAAGGTCCAGGGCCGCGTCATCGCGAAGCAGGCCGGCGCGAATGTCGCCGGGCTCCGGGTCGTCCTCCGGGGCATGGGGACCGGACGGGTCAAGGCCAATCCCGTGGGTCTCATGGAGGCCGAGACGCGGACCGACGCCGACGGCCGCTTCCGCTTCGACCGCCTCTCCGAGGGGACCGTCCACGTCTTCGTCGAGGATGCGCCAGCCCCCTGGACATCCGTCGCGGCGGCCGGCGTCGAGGTCAGGCCGGGATGGACCCGCGCGGTGCGGGTGGATCTGGTGCGGGGCGTCGAGGTCACCGGGCTGGTCCTCCGCCGGACCGGCACGCCGTACGGGGGCGTGGAGGTGGGCATGTACGGCGCGGGGCGGCCGCGGGGCGGCACGACGCCCCTCGTCGCGACGACGGACGACCGGGGGCGATACCGGTTCCTCCTGCCGCCGGGCGAAGCCTCCTTCCACGTCCTCAGCGAGCCGGAGGGCGAGGCCAACCGGGCCGCGATCATCCCCGAGGGGGCCGACCGGCTCGAGGTCCCCCCCATCCTGGCCGGCCCCGTCCTCGTCGTGGGCGGACGCGTCGTCGACGCCGCGGGCGTGGCCGTGGAGGGGGCGTCGGTGAGCGTCATCGGCGGCCGGGGCGAGATCGCCGACGGGATCGCGGCCACGACCGACGCGCGGGGCGAGTTCCGCCTCCCGCCGGGCCTGAATGGCGGCGTCCCGGCCGGCTCGGTGGCCGTGATGCGGATCCAGCTCCGCGGGGGCGGGGAGCAGAAGGTCGCCGCCCGGCCGGAGGACGACGGCACCGTCCGCCTCGTCCTCGATCCGCCGCGCGGGCCGCTCATCCCGGAGGGGATCGCCCCCGGCCTCGATGCGAGGGCTCGTCGCTGGTGA
- a CDS encoding helix-turn-helix domain-containing protein, protein MIHTLAPRGPLAGLIERVWLDDAFERPHRAERILPGGSLDLIANLTPGTDPAILAAGARAGPFTFHAGGTRTVLGVAFRPGGAAPFLGVPADEIRDAIVPLRELWGPEADALSGRLASAGSPGARLAEAERTLLGRLARSPRRHPGVAMAVEILGDGTGGPPVAAVARRVGLGPRRLSRAFQAEVGLPPKLYARIRRFGEVLRLAASASRVEWAAVAQACGYYDQAHLIRDFRAFAGMSPTEYLAMRGGLANPHHLPEPS, encoded by the coding sequence TTGATCCACACGCTGGCCCCGCGCGGCCCGCTCGCCGGCCTGATCGAGCGGGTCTGGCTGGATGACGCGTTCGAAAGGCCGCATCGCGCGGAGCGCATCCTGCCGGGCGGGTCGCTCGACCTGATCGCCAACCTGACGCCCGGCACCGACCCGGCGATCCTCGCCGCCGGCGCCCGCGCCGGGCCGTTCACGTTCCACGCGGGGGGCACGAGGACGGTGCTCGGCGTGGCGTTCCGGCCCGGCGGCGCGGCGCCGTTCCTGGGCGTCCCCGCGGACGAGATCCGGGACGCGATCGTGCCGCTGCGCGAGCTGTGGGGGCCTGAGGCGGACGCCCTCTCCGGGAGGCTGGCCTCGGCCGGCTCGCCCGGGGCCCGGCTCGCGGAGGCCGAGCGCACGCTGCTCGGCCGGCTAGCCCGCTCGCCCCGCCGCCATCCGGGCGTGGCGATGGCCGTCGAAATCCTGGGCGACGGCACGGGCGGGCCGCCGGTCGCGGCGGTGGCGAGGCGCGTCGGCCTCGGGCCTCGGCGATTGAGTCGCGCGTTCCAGGCCGAGGTCGGGCTGCCGCCGAAGCTCTACGCGCGCATCCGGCGGTTCGGCGAGGTGCTGCGGCTCGCCGCCTCGGCGAGCCGCGTCGAGTGGGCGGCCGTCGCCCAGGCGTGCGGGTATTACGACCAGGCCCACCTGATCCGCGACTTCCGCGCGTTCGCCGGCATGTCGCCGACGGAGTACCTGGCGATGCGTGGCGGGCTCGCCAACCCGCACCACCTGCCCGAGCCGTCGTGA
- a CDS encoding DUF6624 domain-containing protein, which produces MDEALRRELVAMADEDQATRARLAADGSLFDGYHPEMRAVHDGNAARLAEIIASRGWPGRSVAGEDGSRAAWMILQHAIAQPDFQRRCLVLLQDAASRGEVPCVEVAMLEDRIRVFEGRPQRYGTQYDWDDRGELSPHPIEDAEHVDERREALGLPPMEENTRRMREGAAQDGEMPRVDRETRRGAFLRWAISVGWRRPPTP; this is translated from the coding sequence ATGGATGAAGCGCTCCGGCGAGAGCTCGTGGCCATGGCGGACGAGGACCAGGCCACGCGGGCGAGGCTCGCGGCCGACGGCTCGCTCTTCGACGGCTACCATCCCGAGATGCGGGCGGTCCACGACGGGAACGCGGCACGCCTCGCCGAGATCATCGCCTCCCGTGGGTGGCCGGGCCGGAGCGTCGCGGGCGAGGACGGCTCGCGGGCCGCGTGGATGATCCTCCAGCACGCGATCGCCCAGCCTGATTTCCAGAGGCGGTGCCTCGTGCTCCTCCAGGACGCGGCGAGCCGGGGCGAAGTGCCCTGCGTCGAGGTGGCCATGCTCGAGGACCGGATCCGCGTCTTCGAGGGGAGACCGCAGCGATACGGGACGCAATACGACTGGGACGATCGGGGGGAGCTCAGCCCGCACCCGATCGAGGACGCGGAGCACGTGGACGAACGGCGAGAGGCGCTGGGCCTCCCCCCCATGGAGGAGAACACCCGGCGGATGCGAGAGGGTGCCGCTCAGGACGGGGAGATGCCGCGTGTTGACCGGGAGACGCGACGCGGGGCGTTCCTCCGGTGGGCCATCTCGGTGGGATGGAGGCGCCCTCCAACGCCGTGA
- a CDS encoding DUF6768 family protein: MKPHDRDFDDLLSEALSREEAEVFRRLGKPSVFHLVTDTFRGTMRWLNILGYAVTIVVFGLGIVCLVGLLGTDRPPMMLRWGLGFGTCVLTVMALKVWFWMEMQRHSLLREIKRVELQVAHLGAQLRDARLVPGPHADESGRGPS; this comes from the coding sequence ATGAAGCCCCACGACCGCGACTTCGACGACCTGTTGTCCGAAGCCCTCTCCCGCGAGGAGGCCGAGGTCTTCCGCCGCCTCGGCAAGCCCTCGGTCTTCCACCTCGTCACCGACACCTTCCGAGGCACGATGCGATGGCTGAACATCCTGGGCTACGCCGTCACCATCGTCGTCTTCGGGCTGGGCATCGTCTGCCTCGTCGGGCTCCTCGGCACCGATCGCCCGCCGATGATGCTCCGATGGGGGCTGGGCTTCGGCACCTGCGTGCTGACCGTCATGGCCCTGAAGGTCTGGTTCTGGATGGAGATGCAGCGGCACTCGCTCCTGCGCGAGATCAAGCGCGTGGAACTCCAGGTCGCCCACCTCGGCGCTCAGCTCCGCGACGCGAGGCTCGTCCCCGGGCCGCATGCCGACGAGTCCGGCCGCGGGCCGTCGTGA
- a CDS encoding bile acid:sodium symporter family protein, with translation MTLADFASAIARRVDWFLVGMAAAVGLAWLFPEPGADGGWMHPELLTKLGVSLVFFLHGLALPFSALKAGTLRWPLHLTIQLCTFLLFPLLGIGLLGAAGGRMPEGLRLGFFYLCALPSTVSSSVALTAAARGNVAAAVFNATLSSLLGVVLTPLWISSYLGAAGGGLPLGGVVLDLVLWLVLPLIAGQLLRPWLGGWAARHKPAINRVDRGTVLLLVYTSFCDSMMRGVWTEQGWGEVLGTFAGAAVLLAVALAATSAACRVLRFGEEDRIAAVFCGSKKTLASGVPMASLIFGLNPDLGLILLPIMIYHPLQLVVGGVLAGRWARR, from the coding sequence ATGACGCTCGCGGATTTCGCCTCGGCCATCGCCCGCCGGGTGGACTGGTTCCTGGTCGGGATGGCGGCGGCCGTCGGGCTCGCCTGGCTTTTCCCCGAGCCGGGGGCGGACGGCGGCTGGATGCACCCGGAGCTGCTCACCAAGCTCGGCGTGTCGCTCGTGTTCTTCCTCCACGGCCTGGCGCTGCCGTTCTCCGCGCTGAAGGCCGGGACGCTCCGCTGGCCGCTGCACCTGACCATCCAGCTCTGCACCTTCCTGCTGTTCCCGCTGCTGGGGATCGGCCTCCTGGGAGCGGCCGGCGGCCGGATGCCGGAGGGGCTGCGGCTGGGGTTCTTCTACCTCTGCGCGCTGCCCTCGACGGTCTCCTCCTCGGTCGCCCTGACGGCCGCGGCGAGGGGGAACGTGGCGGCGGCGGTGTTCAACGCGACGCTCTCCTCGCTGCTGGGCGTGGTGCTCACGCCGCTCTGGATCTCCTCGTACCTCGGGGCGGCGGGGGGCGGGCTGCCTCTGGGCGGGGTCGTCCTGGACCTCGTCCTCTGGCTGGTGCTCCCGCTGATCGCCGGCCAGCTCCTGCGGCCCTGGCTGGGGGGCTGGGCCGCCCGGCACAAGCCGGCGATCAACCGGGTGGATCGCGGGACGGTGCTGCTGCTGGTCTACACCTCGTTCTGCGACTCCATGATGCGGGGCGTCTGGACGGAGCAGGGCTGGGGCGAGGTCCTCGGCACCTTCGCCGGCGCCGCGGTCCTCCTGGCCGTCGCCCTGGCGGCGACCTCCGCCGCCTGCCGCGTCCTCCGCTTCGGCGAGGAGGACCGGATCGCCGCCGTCTTCTGCGGCTCGAAGAAGACCCTCGCCTCGGGCGTCCCGATGGCGTCGCTGATCTTCGGGCTGAACCCGGACCTCGGCCTGATCCTGCTGCCGATCATGATCTACCACCCGCTCCAGCTGGTCGTCGGCGGCGTCCTCGCCGGCCGCTGGGCCCGGCGATGA
- the glsA gene encoding glutaminase A — protein MRAAAAPFRKTLQELHRRHAGLADGAVATYIPELALADPSWFGISVATVDGLVFEIGDSGRPFSIQSISKPFVFGMALQDHGRDGVLRRVGVEPTGEAFNAIILDEATNRPFNPMVNAGAIATTDLIEGADAGERFKRLMAMFRRFTGRDVHIDNAVFLSERTTGHRNRAIAHLMRNFGMVGDRVEESLELYFQQCSALVTCRDLAVMGATLADGGRNPLTGETALEPSYVKDVLSIMLTCGMYDFAGEWAYRTGLPAKSGVAGGIVAVVPGVAGIGVYSPPLDAKGNSVRGIRVCQDLSQEFGLHAFEARFAGASLRDSCNPPRRGG, from the coding sequence ATGCGGGCCGCCGCGGCGCCCTTCCGGAAGACCCTCCAGGAGCTGCACCGCCGCCACGCGGGCCTGGCCGACGGGGCGGTCGCGACGTACATCCCGGAGCTGGCCCTGGCGGACCCCTCGTGGTTCGGCATCAGCGTGGCCACCGTGGACGGCCTGGTCTTCGAGATCGGCGACTCCGGCCGCCCCTTCAGCATCCAGTCGATCTCCAAGCCCTTCGTCTTCGGCATGGCGCTCCAGGACCACGGCCGCGACGGGGTGCTCCGGCGGGTCGGCGTCGAGCCCACCGGCGAGGCCTTCAACGCGATCATCCTGGACGAGGCGACGAACCGGCCGTTCAACCCGATGGTCAACGCCGGCGCGATCGCGACGACGGACCTGATCGAGGGCGCCGACGCCGGCGAGCGGTTCAAGCGGCTGATGGCGATGTTCCGGCGCTTCACCGGCCGCGACGTCCACATCGACAACGCGGTCTTCCTCTCCGAGCGGACGACCGGGCATCGCAACCGGGCGATCGCCCACCTGATGCGCAACTTCGGCATGGTCGGCGACCGCGTGGAGGAGTCGCTGGAGCTCTACTTCCAGCAGTGCTCCGCGCTGGTGACCTGCCGCGACCTCGCGGTCATGGGCGCGACGCTCGCCGACGGAGGCCGGAACCCCCTCACGGGCGAGACCGCGCTGGAGCCGTCGTACGTGAAGGACGTGCTGAGCATCATGCTCACCTGCGGGATGTACGACTTCGCCGGGGAATGGGCCTACCGGACCGGCCTGCCGGCCAAGAGCGGCGTGGCCGGCGGCATCGTCGCCGTCGTGCCCGGGGTCGCGGGGATCGGCGTCTACTCGCCCCCGCTGGACGCGAAGGGGAACAGCGTCCGCGGCATCCGGGTCTGCCAGGACCTCTCGCAGGAGTTCGGGCTGCACGCCTTCGAGGCCCGGTTCGCCGGCGCCTCGCTCCGCGACTCTTGCAACCCCCCGCGTCGAGGCGGCTGA
- a CDS encoding tetratricopeptide repeat protein: MIRPLRPLPFLGLLALLAAVAPAYAQRRMGGMTHPGMPMNRGMGGMARPGFGGNNIFMGGTGQNIFMGGTGRNVWMGGRGLAFGGQPGVGLGYGGFGWNGGYGGLGWGGGYGGLGYGGLGYGGLGYGGLGYGGLGYGGLGWGGGWNTGLGWGGWGYGGGLYGFGTGAYGAFGPGELGTVINAPIYTNGFGVYDYFPTWGLGNYGAWGLGSVAGDWLYGGYANPYYNELMATVPAMVGGAYDYRQPIKPAGDPFDRADEPTDDQVVEQLIATAKHAFKAGDYAKALDLTDRAIKDRPDQPAVHQFRALCLFALKRYEEAAAVAYAVLSAGPAWSWATLVGLYPDVEAYTGQVRALEAAVKAKPADPAGHFLLAYHYMVQGHQQAAASQYEKVVALQPDDKLAASFAKAFRRVAERTPQGDAPAGAAAPAGEVADANAGAAANPGARTPDGPPPSEPPPPPPPALVGTWKANPSADVAITLTLQADGEFTWEVNTKGKAQTLSGRAGYKDGTMALLQSDGPPLVGKVTEKGDGTFLFAPPTGSNQQGAGLTFRRS; encoded by the coding sequence ATGATCCGCCCGCTGCGACCGCTCCCGTTCCTCGGACTGCTCGCCCTCCTCGCGGCCGTCGCCCCGGCCTACGCCCAGCGCCGGATGGGCGGCATGACCCACCCGGGCATGCCCATGAACCGCGGCATGGGCGGCATGGCCCGCCCCGGATTCGGCGGCAACAACATCTTCATGGGGGGGACGGGCCAGAACATCTTCATGGGCGGCACCGGGCGGAACGTCTGGATGGGCGGCCGGGGCCTCGCCTTCGGCGGGCAGCCCGGCGTGGGCCTGGGCTACGGGGGCTTCGGCTGGAACGGCGGGTATGGCGGCCTCGGCTGGGGCGGCGGGTATGGCGGCCTCGGGTACGGCGGCCTCGGCTACGGGGGCCTCGGGTACGGCGGCCTCGGCTACGGGGGCCTCGGGTACGGCGGCCTCGGCTGGGGCGGCGGGTGGAACACCGGCCTGGGCTGGGGCGGCTGGGGCTACGGCGGCGGCCTCTACGGCTTCGGGACCGGGGCCTACGGCGCGTTCGGGCCGGGGGAGCTGGGGACGGTCATCAACGCACCGATTTACACAAATGGATTCGGCGTTTATGACTACTTCCCGACGTGGGGCCTGGGGAACTACGGCGCCTGGGGCCTCGGCTCGGTGGCCGGCGACTGGCTGTACGGCGGCTACGCCAACCCCTATTACAACGAGCTGATGGCCACCGTGCCGGCGATGGTCGGCGGCGCCTACGACTACCGGCAGCCGATCAAGCCGGCCGGCGACCCCTTCGACCGGGCCGACGAGCCGACGGACGACCAGGTCGTCGAGCAGCTCATCGCGACGGCGAAGCACGCCTTCAAGGCCGGCGACTACGCGAAGGCCCTGGACCTGACCGACCGGGCGATCAAGGACCGGCCCGACCAGCCGGCCGTGCACCAGTTCCGGGCCCTCTGCCTGTTCGCCCTGAAACGCTACGAGGAGGCGGCGGCCGTCGCCTACGCGGTCCTCTCCGCGGGCCCGGCGTGGAGCTGGGCCACGCTCGTCGGCCTCTACCCCGACGTGGAGGCCTACACCGGCCAGGTCCGCGCCCTGGAGGCCGCGGTGAAGGCGAAGCCGGCGGACCCGGCGGGCCACTTCCTGCTCGCCTACCACTACATGGTCCAGGGCCACCAGCAGGCGGCCGCGTCGCAGTACGAGAAGGTCGTGGCCCTCCAGCCCGACGACAAGCTCGCGGCCTCGTTCGCCAAGGCCTTCCGCAGGGTTGCCGAACGCACCCCGCAGGGCGATGCCCCCGCCGGTGCGGCCGCGCCCGCCGGCGAAGTCGCGGACGCGAATGCGGGCGCGGCGGCCAACCCCGGGGCTAGGACGCCCGACGGCCCACCCCCGTCCGAGCCGCCGCCCCCGCCTCCGCCGGCCCTGGTGGGCACCTGGAAGGCGAACCCCTCCGCCGACGTGGCGATCACCCTGACCTTGCAGGCCGACGGCGAATTCACCTGGGAGGTCAACACGAAGGGCAAGGCCCAGACCCTCTCCGGCCGCGCCGGGTACAAGGACGGCACGATGGCCCTCCTCCAGTCCGACGGCCCGCCGCTGGTCGGCAAGGTCACGGAGAAGGGCGACGGCACCTTCCTCTTCGCCCCGCCGACCGGCTCCAACCAGCAAGGGGCGGGCCTCACCTTCCGCAGGTCCTGA
- a CDS encoding MinD/ParA family ATP-binding protein, with protein sequence MGKIMAIHSFRGGTGKSNVTASLAALLAGAGKRVGVIDTDIHSPGIHVIFGLRADRIRHSLNDYLWGRCPVHEAAHDVTPALGEAAAASPRARVFLIPSSVKPGEISRILREGYDIGLLTDGLRDLVATLDLDLLLIDTHPGVNEETLLSIAIADFVLLIMRPDNQDFQGTAVTVELARQLDVHSLQLLINKVPPGVDWDRLRLQAEAAFKAPVIGMLPLDGDMARLASESIFAVRHPTHPITQGLAQVAARMLG encoded by the coding sequence ATGGGGAAGATCATGGCGATCCACTCGTTCCGCGGCGGGACGGGGAAGTCGAACGTGACGGCCAGCCTGGCGGCGCTGCTGGCCGGGGCGGGGAAGCGCGTCGGCGTCATCGACACCGACATCCATTCGCCCGGGATCCACGTCATCTTCGGCCTGCGGGCGGACCGGATCCGCCACTCGCTCAACGACTACCTCTGGGGCCGCTGCCCCGTCCACGAGGCCGCCCACGACGTGACCCCGGCGCTCGGCGAGGCGGCCGCGGCGTCGCCCCGGGCCAGGGTCTTCCTGATCCCCTCCAGCGTCAAGCCCGGGGAGATCTCGCGGATCCTCCGCGAGGGCTACGACATCGGCCTGCTCACCGACGGGCTCCGCGACCTCGTCGCCACGCTGGACCTGGACCTCCTGCTCATCGACACGCACCCGGGGGTCAACGAGGAGACCCTGCTGTCCATCGCCATCGCCGACTTCGTGCTGCTGATCATGCGGCCGGACAACCAGGACTTCCAGGGGACCGCGGTCACCGTGGAGCTGGCCCGGCAGCTCGACGTCCACTCGCTCCAGCTCCTGATCAACAAGGTGCCGCCGGGCGTGGACTGGGACCGGCTGCGGCTCCAGGCCGAGGCCGCCTTCAAGGCGCCGGTGATCGGCATGCTGCCGCTGGACGGGGACATGGCCCGGCTGGCCAGCGAGAGCATCTTCGCCGTCCGCCACCCGACCCACCCGATCACCCAGGGCCTGGCCCAGGTCGCCGCCCGCATGCTGGGCTGA